A window of the Hordeum vulgare subsp. vulgare chromosome 5H, MorexV3_pseudomolecules_assembly, whole genome shotgun sequence genome harbors these coding sequences:
- the LOC123395062 gene encoding uncharacterized protein LOC123395062 — protein sequence MAATGHRTPLFFLLLAAVALLAAVAAAEDAAKPTILTPVAKSPVGSFEGDKPGSDDAMDDDDAAPVGSPIGTTMTEPKAEESTPGAAGGETAPAPSAASSLAARLGAVAVAAAAGVLAF from the coding sequence ATGGCCGCCACCGGGCACCGGACgccgctcttcttcctcctcctcgccgccgtcgcgcTGCTCGCGGCGGTGGCCGCCGCGGAGGACGCGGCCAAGCCCACCATCCTCACCCCGGTGGCCAAGTCCCCCGTGGGGTCCTTCGAGGGCGACAAGCCGGGCTCCGACGACGCCatggacgacgacgacgccgcgcCCGTCGGCTCCCCCATCGGCACCACCATGACCGAGCCCAAGGCCGAGGAGTCCACGCCCGGCGCCGCCGGGGGCGAGACCGCGCCAGCGCccagcgccgcctcctccctcGCGGCCCGCCTCGGCGCCGTCgccgtggccgccgccgccggcgtccTCGCCTTCTGA